One Nicotiana tabacum cultivar K326 chromosome 23, ASM71507v2, whole genome shotgun sequence genomic window, aattgtcagcaattAAAGCACAAGCATCAAGGGCCTGtcggtttgcttcagaagattgagattcccgagtggaagtgggagcgtattaccatggattttgttgttgggatccCAGACTTcgaagaaatttgatgcagtatgggacattgtggacaggttgaccaatttgacacatttcattccagtagcagttacctattcttcagagcggttggctgagatttatatccgcgaaaTCATTCGTCTTCATGGtttgccagtgtccatcatttccgATTGGGGTATGCAGTTCACATTGCAATTATGGAAGGCTATACATCATGAGTTAGGAACACAAGTCGAGTTGAATACATAATTCCAACCCCAGACAGATGGTCATTCCGTGCTCACCAtacaaatattggaggatatgcttcgcgacTGCATTATGGAtttcaggggttcttgggatcagttctttccgcttgcggagtttgcttacaaatACAACTATCAATCGAGtgttcagatggctccctatgaggcattatacaggAGGCGATGCTGTTCTTCAGATGATTAGTTTGAGcagggagaggctcgattgttgggtaccaatttggatcaggatgccttagaaaaggtcaagatgattcaggatcgacttcgcacaactcagtctaggcagaagagttatgccgatcgtagagtttgtgatgtcgcattcatggttagagagagagtcttgcttcgggtttcactcatgaagggtgttatgaggttcggaaagaagggtaagttgagccctaggtgtTACGAGGAACGACGCGGAAGTAAAAATTATGCCCAGAAATGAAAGTTCAACATGTTCTAGAATTTTCCATAAGCACGCCACATGGTGCGGCGCGGTTGCCCAAAATTCTTAGAGTACTTTCCATTTCTGCTAAATAAGGGTAGTTTCATCCTAGGGTTGTTTTGGACTTCAGTTTAAATGCACCAAAAATACACCTTTTCAGTATCTTTGGACCTAGAGAAGATTGGAAAGTCACCAAGGGAGAAGACTCAAGAATTCGTCAAGATTTGAATCTACAATCGGTAAAATACGAGAGTTTGTATCAAATCTTTAGAACTGATGTTTTCATTGTTCTTAAACTTATTTGAGATATCCTACTCCATTGTAATGGAGTAATTTCCATTTGGGTGTTGATAGATATGGTGTTTCAataacttgattagggattcTATTCTTGATACTTGCTAGAACTAATTGATGGAGCTTGATTGTATTGTGGAGTTATTTAGTATTTTGCTTAATCGAAAGAGAAGTTTGATATTAAATTTCTGCacatcttatgctctagtttaaattcatgattcaaataggtaattGAAGGAGCTTCTTGAATTGTTGATTGAACTAGAAAATAGGGAATATTCGTGAGAAATTACCCTTTAGATCATAAACATCATTTTTATTCTTGCAATTGTTTACCATTCTTCAATTGGGTTAATTACTGAAACTagtatttaatcgaaagaggaatattaaCTTCAAGTGTAATCTAATAATCGATTTAAATCATAAGAATTGATCGTATTATAGTGTGaattaactcaagaattggatcccGAGTCAGTCATCGTGCAACTATCTAGTCAATTACCCTTATTTTTCTCATAAATATTTCTTTGTGCTCACTTGCTCTTTTTAGTGATCAATTGTTATTCGCTTGAACTTAAATAGTTAATCGTAGTAAAAAGCAATTCCAatcaaatattaattttcctgGATAATAATCAACTGGAGATTATTCAAATAATGTTTAATCccaatccctgtggagacgataattaatcTATACTATCTTTCACTAGCGAGTATAATTTAAGTGtttgttttgcgctcgtcaaattttggcgtcattgACGGGGATTGGCAATCGATAGGGTTAAAAATAATTTCTAGTACTAATTCAGGAACTAATTTTTACTTTAGTGTATTCACATTTTTCTCACTTGCACACAGGGTACAAATTTTGATTTCTCTGGTGTATGACTCGATCCTCTTCAACAGAAGTGATACCATATGAACCATAGTTAGAAAAACACCTGCGACAtctgagaaaagaaagagaattaaCAATATTTTTTTTGGGACAAACTTCAACTCAAGATACTATTGCAAATGAAGACAATGAAGGAGTAGACTTAGCTGCAGGGGAGGCAGCACAATAAGAAACTGCACGGAGGATTGTAGACGAAAGAATCGAACTCAATGGGGTCGAAGATTCAATCTAAACCGACCTTTGACCGAAGACCAGTTCAAGAATGCAGCAACCCGACCTGGAAGATCATTGGGTGACTATGCTAGGCCCGTATATAATCAAGGAATGTCAAGTGTCAAACCCCCACCCATAGCAGCAAACAACTTCAAATTGAAGCAAGGCTTGCTTCAAACTATCCAAAATAATTGCACTTTGAGagggaagatgaacgaagatTCTAATACTCACTTGATGGACTTCGACAATAtaatgaacacctttcaatacaatggagTATCAAAGGATGATGTCTACTTAAGGGAATTCCCCTCTTCAATGAAAGATGACACGAAGCAATGGCTTCGCAGCCTACCCGCAGGTTCTATAAGGACATGGAAAGATATGACCAAGAAGTTTCTTGACAAATACTTCTCGATTGCAAAAACAGGAAAGTTCAGAAGGGAAATCCATAATTTCTGCTAGAAGGAGATAGAAATGGTTTTTGATGCTTGGGAACAATTCAAGGAGATAGTCAGGAAATGTCAGCACAATGGAATTGATTTGTGGATACAACTCCAGAATTTTTGGGATGGACTGACACCGTCCTCGCGACGCACTCTATATACTGCATGTGGAGGTCCACTAATGAAGAAAACGCCTGGGGAGGTTGTCTTAATCCTCGATGAATCTAAGGATGCTAATCAGTGGGGCTGAGAGTAATGATAGAAGAAAATCAGTTGGGGTTTACCAGGTGGACTCTAACACATCCATGCAAGCCTAGGTAGACACCATGGCTAAGGAGTTAAGAAAGCTGACATTAGCTAAGGTACAAAGTGAGCTGCAAACAGCGTGTGACTTCTGTGGATTGGGACACCCTACACACGAGTGTCAAGCATCAGCTGACGAAGTCAACACAACGGGGAACTTTAATAGAGGAAACTACCAATGTAGGAACTACTATAATGCTATGGGTCAAAGACATCCAGGTTTTTCGTGGAATTCACCTAGTGGAAGCCTTAATTAATGGTAGCATAATAATCCCAAACCTCACGGTCAAGGACCACCAGGTTTGAAAAAATAGCATAGGCAGCAATACCAGCCACAACAACCAAATTAGTCTAGTATGGAAGATCttatgaagtcattcatcaacaAATCAGATGAAAATTTTGTAACCCGGGGGACAACCATTTGAGAGCAGGGCACGACCATCCGTAATTTAGAAAGACAATTGGAACAAATTGCAAATATGTTATCTGAGAGGACTCCTAGGAACTTGCCCTCTGACACTGAAAAGAACCCAAAAGAAATAATCAAAGTTGTATCTCTGAGAAGTGGTAAAACATTAGTTGATCCAGTGGTGAAAGCTAGACTCGAGATGGTGAGCAAGCAGGCGGAGACACCAGTGGAGAAAAACGGTAAAGAGCAGAAAGGACAGAGTAATGGGGTAAAAAGGGAGAATGAAGAATGTAGACATATACCAGCTATGTCATTCCCCCAAAAGATAACGCGGGAAAAACTTGACAAAtattttgggcgattcttggaatTGCTAAAGCAACTCTATGTGGACATTCCCTTCACGGAGGTACTCACTCAGATGCCTGCTTACGCAAAGTTCTTGAAGAAAATCTTATCTAGCAAGAGAAAACTGGAAGAGACAATCGTGGTCAAGTTGAATACCCACTGCAGTTCCATATTACTAAATAAAATTCCCCAAATGTGTGGGGACCAAGGAAGCTTCACCATACCATGCTCGTTGGGGAGTGGAAAATTTGATAAGGCCCTCTGCGATTCTGGTGCGTCTATAAACCTAATGCCTCTGTCTGTATTCAGGAAACTGGAAGGTGATCTTGGAGTGATTAAATCAATACTAGTATCTCTACAATTGGCTGACCAGACCACCATTTTGCGTGAGGGAATCATTGAGGATATCCTAGTGCGGGTGGACAAATTTGTTTTCCCAGTATAGTTTATTGTGGTGGATATGGAGGTGAACAATGAAGTGCCTCTTATCTTGGAAAATCCATTCTTATGTACATGTAGATCTATCCTTGATATCTATTAAGGACAGCTTATGCTGAGAGTGGGTAACGAAAAAATGGTATTTTAGATGAAAAGGATGATGAATACTGTAGTAACAAGGCGTCCGCCTACTCGTGTTTCAAGATGGATGTGGTTgaagaattgggtgaaaattacAAGTTTGATAAGCTTGCGGAGGATACTCTAGAGAGGTGTATTACTTAGCCTAGCACAGTGGAGGATGAAGATCTTGAAATAAAGAGAGAGGCTGGAGCTCTTGAAACTGAGAATCAAGTGGTTGATGAGGAAAAATTAAAAGATGAAGCGTGTAAACCTAATGTGGAATTGAAATTCCTCCCCACATATGCAAAATATGCTTTTCTTGAAATTAACAATTTTTATGTGATTATTTCTACTGATTTGATAGGTACACAGTAACGACAACTGGTAGAACTACTGAAGGAGCACAAGAAGGCCATTGGATGGAGTATAGTTGATATTCAAGGAATCAGTCTAGCAATTTGCACGCACAAAATCCTTTTGGATGAAAATAGGAAACAAGGTTTGCATCCCCAACACAAGCTGAACAAAATTTGGAGGAGGTAGTGCACAATGAGATCATCAAATTGCTAGATGCAGGAGTGATTTTTCACATCTCTGATAGCCAGTGGATTAGTCCAGTACAAGTTGTACCTAAGAAGGGCAACATGACAGTGGTGAGAAATGAAGATAATGAATTGGTCCCCATAATAACAGTCACTGGgtggagaatgtgcattgattatagaaggaTGAATGATGAAACAAGGAAGGACTACTTCCCACtcccttttattgatcaaatgctatAGAAAATGGTTGGATATGGATGCTACtgcttcttggatgggtactcaggctaCAATCAGATACCCGTTGCTCTAGAAGATGTTGAGAAGTCCACATTCACGTGCCCGTCAGGTATTTTTGCTTATAAGAGaatgtcatttgggttgtgtaatgtaCCTACCACTTTTCATAGGTGCATGATGTCTATATTCTCAGACTTAAATGGAAAGTAtctagaagtattcatggatgatttaaCCCTCTTAGGTGGTGACTTTGAAGACTGCTTGAAGAATTTAGAGCTCGTTCTTGAACATTGTGAAGCCACGCACTTGGTTCTTAATTGGAagaagtgtcacttcatggtggAAGAAGGGAATTGTATTGGGCCACAAGGTAACTCcacatggaattgaagttgacaaagccaaggtGGACGTAATTGTTAGGCTCCCTCCACCAACTTTTTTGAAGGGCATAAGAAGTTTTTTGGGACATGCTGGATTCTATAGGAGGCTCATAAAAACCTTCTCCAACATTACCAAACCGTTAACTGCATTACTAGCAAAGGATGCCAACTTTGTTTTCAATGTGGAATGCTTAAGAGCATTCAAATTGATAAAGGAAAAGCTGGTAAGTGCTCCTATTATGGTGACACCTGATTGGATCCAGCCATTGGGATAATATATGATGTCAGTGATGTAGTTGTGGGGGCAGTTCtggggaaaagaaaagataagaTGTTTAGGCCGATTTACTATGCCAGTAGAACGTTGAATGAAGCTCAAGTCAACTATGCCACTACTGAGAAAGAGTTCTTTGTTGTGATCTTTGCTTTTAAAAGTTTAGATCATACCTAGTGGGGAGCAAAGTGATCGTACATACGGATCACTCAACCTTGAAATATTTGTTGAGTAAGAATAAGTTCAAGTCGCGTTTGATACGGTGGGTGTTGTTGCTCCAAGAGTTTGACTTGGAGATTAAATATAGGAAGGGCACATAAAATCAGTTGTCGATCATCTATCTCGACTTGAGAAACCTCCAGTTGAATTAGTCGACGTGAGAGAAGAGTTCACTGATGAACAGATTTTCTCCATTGCTGCAGTCTCCGAAAGACCACCTTGGTATGCTGATGTGGCCAATTGTTTAGCCAACGGACGGTTACCTTGTGACTTCTCTCGTGATCAAAGAAGGAAGCTTCAAGGTGAGCTAAAATGTTATTTTTGGAATGATCCTCTCTTATTTAAACTGTGTGcagatggtgtgattcgaagGTGTGTACCTGAAAGAGATATGGAAAGCATTCTTTCTCATTGCCATGATGGAGCAGCTGGAGGACACTATGGTGAAAATTGCATTGCATCAAAGGTCATGGAAGCCGATTTCTATTGGCCTACATTGTACAAGGACGCTTGGGCGTATGTACCTGCATATGGCAAGTGTCAAAGGACACGTAACATCAGCAAGAGGGATGAGATGTCACTAAACTCCATTCTGGTATTAGAAATTTTTGACGTTTGGGGTATTCACTTCATGGGTCCGTTTCCATTGTCTTTTTCACATGAGTAtatcctagtagccattgattacgtCTCTAAATGGATTGAAACAATTCTTATTAGGACCAATGATGCATGGGTGGTGTGTGAGTTCTTACGGAAAAAATATCTTTACTCGATTTGGGATACCTCGAGTAATTATCAGTGACAATGGGTCACACTTTGTGAACAAACAATTTGTTGCATTGCTGTCCAAGTATGGGGTCATACACAAAATAGGAACCACATACCATGCCCAAACTAGTAGGCAAGTTGAAGTGGCTAATTGTGAACTATAATGAATTCTTGAAAAGACGGTTAGTGCTTCTCGTAAGGATTGGTTCGTAAAATTAGAGGaagctctatgggcttatagaactGCATTCAAAACAACCATAGGGACTTCACCATTTAAATTAGTGTATAAAAAATCTTGTCATCTACCTATTGAGTTAGAACATAAAGCTTACTGGGCTATTAAGATGCTTAATCTCGATCTTAGTCTTGCATGCAAGCACGTGTTAGTGCAGATGAACGAATTGGAGGAGCTTAGACTGGACGCATATGAAAATGCGCGTATCTttaaagaaaagaccaagaggTGGCATGATCGTCTGATTAAGCCAAGGGAGTTACATTAAGGGGACAAAGACTTATTATACAATAGTAGACTTAGAGTGTTCCCCGAAAAATTCAAATCAGGATGGACAGGTCCGTATGTGGTGAAACATGTCTCAACGTACGGCGCAGTTGAAATTCAGGATGAAAGAGGAAATTAAATATTTAAGGTGAATGGGCATAGGTTAAAACAGTACTTTGTTGGAGGATTTGACAAGCAATCCTCTAGCATCGTGATTAATTGAGCCTAAGTGACGGAGTCAAGCTGACGACTATAACTCAGAACAACTTCTAATCATTTTTCTTGCTTTTGTAGAATAGTTAGACAATTGTAGTGAATGATTTTCTGAGTTTAGGAATGTTGGTACTTGTTTGGTCAGGTATAAGTATAAATTGAACAAacaataagtacataatagagtCGGGGTTCAACCCGTGGcctaaaactcaaaaaaaaaatcgGAACTCTATGAAATTTGACCtagcgcgccgcatggggcgacgcac contains:
- the LOC142177311 gene encoding uncharacterized protein LOC142177311; this translates as MVGYGCYCFLDGYSGYNQIPVALEDVEKSTFTCPSDLNGKYLEVFMDDLTLLGGDFEDCLKNLELVLEHCEATHLVLNWKKCHFMVEEGNCIGPQAKDANFVFNVECLRAFKLIKEKLEGHIKSVVDHLSRLEKPPVELVDVREEFTDEQIFSIAAVSERPPWYADVANCLANGRLPCDFSRDQRRKLQDGVIRRCVPERDMESILSHCHDGAAGGHYGENCIASKVMEADFYWPTLYKDAWAYVPAYGKCQRTRNISKRDEMSLNSILVLEIFDVWGIHFMGPFPLSFSHEYILVAIDYVSKWIETILIRTNDAWVTVSASRKDWFVKLEEALWAYRTAFKTTIGTSPFKLVYKKSCHLPIELEHKAYWAIKMLNLDLSLACKHVLVQMNELEELRLDAYENARIFKEKTKRWHDRLIKPRELH